The following nucleotide sequence is from Salvia miltiorrhiza cultivar Shanhuang (shh) chromosome 7, IMPLAD_Smil_shh, whole genome shotgun sequence.
ggtgtcttagctattggcttgtcaaaagcgttgaatttctttaacactttctcaacgtagtgagattgtgttatagtaataccatcaggtcttcttagaattttaattccaatgataacatcagctaagcccatatctttcatgcaaaaatttttacttagcatgcctttggtttcttgaatcactcaggaattacttcccatgatgagcatgtcatctacataaagacaaacaataacatatccgttattagaattcttaatgtagatacatttatcgcactcattgattctgaatccatttgacaacattacactgtcaaattttaaatgccattgaagcggtgcttgcttcaacccatataaagacctttgaagtttgcatactttgtgctcttgcccaggtactacaaacccttcaggttgcttcatatatatttcatcttccaactcgccatacaagaacgcagttttcacatccatttggtgaatctcgagattgtgcaaggcagcaatagcgagaagcatccgaatagatgttagtctggtcacaggtgaataggtatcgaagaaatcgtatccttctttctgcctgaaaccttgaacgacaagtcgggctttgtacttatctatagtaccatcagatttgtacttcttctttaggatccatttgcatcctaaagctttacttccaggtggtagatccactaacacccaagtatgattctgcataatggaatcaatctcaatatcgatggcttctttccagagagctgcatctgagccagacatagcttctttaatcgtcaccggttcgccatctagcatcaagacaacataatccggtccatagacattagcttttctaactcgttccccacgtctcggttctacatccataggtttagaccttggtcttttcctattaggtggtacatgattagaacccgtggcatcatctacttgagtagaattactagctacttccataggtttagaacctgtagcatcaccatcaactccatcattagagttcgatgtacctttatccttgttaggatagatattttcaaagaatatagcattccttgattctatcgttgtcccaacatgtatatcaggtatctccgatctgtgcactataaaacgataggcactgctattaagtgcatgaccaatgaagatacaatccaccgttttaggtcctattgtaacttgctttggtaaatgcacttctaccttggctaaacacccccacactttgaggtatttatacgaaggtttccttcctttccatagctcatagggagttacatctttccctttgagtggaatcttgttcaagatatagttggccgttaagacagcttccccccacatgttctggggtaatcctgaactaatcaacaaggcattcatcatctccttaagagttcgattcttgcgttcagcaacgccattagattgtggtgaataaggagccgtcgtttgatggattataccactttcgttgcataattcagcaaacggagctacatattctccacctctatcacttcgaaccatcttaattcgacatccaagttgattctcggcttcatttttgaagtttctaaaagcttcaatagcctcatctttacttttcaataagtaaaggtaacaatactttgtgcaatcgtctataaaggtgataaagtacttcttgccacctctagtttgcacgaactttaaatcacaaacatcggtgtgaataagttccaatggttgagtgctcctttttaccgatttatacggtaacttagccattttggcttcaatacaaacttcacatttttcttgtgagttgtattcatcaacttttagtaaattcatttttactaatctctttatagcatttagattaacatgtccaagtctacaatgccataaatcagaacactcaatcaagtaagcagaagaggttgatgcatctttattgattttagccttggcaggcttacaagctcttacaccaagtttgaaaagtccttcggaggcatagcctttccctaggaactttccccacttgcgtattacaacatagtcagatttgaaaaacaattcaaaatccttattcgtaagcctaaagcccgaaattaaattctttcggacagttggaacgtgtaatacgtctttcaatgtgatctccacgcccgacgtgagttgaagaatcacatttcccatgccaaggacttcggatgtccgctcgctagcctccattatcgttttgttttccacttctttgtagttgtggaacaactcacgatttatgcatatatggacggtagcgccggtgtccacgaaccaagcgttcgggttgtccacatgattcacctcagagatcatggcagcaaagtcatcgtggttccaatcgtcgaagtccttctcgacgttgttcacgttgccatttgctttcttccgctttggcttgcggcaatccttagccatgtgaccttttttgtcacaattataacatacaccatcaaactttgatggttgactaccgcTTTGCTTTCCTTTACCCTTATAATTAGGGTTAGGacgaccacgtttgttggagggaccgcctttctcggtgagattggcctttgcctccattggagcttttcccttttgatcacgacttctcacgtgatcctccatttgaagcttggatattaatatcagcacggacatctccgagcgctcatgcttcaaaaggttttgaaatttcctccaactaggaggtaatttctctatgatgattgcaacgagcaatgcatccgccaagggatcccttcggcttgaacctcatgtgaaagattttggaactcttccacttggtccattaATGGTCGGGAGtcgaccattttatattccaaccatttggcgacaatatacttggtagtatttgccttgtccacttgatatttcatatcaagggcctcccacaattgtttcgcggtttcatgaaccttgaaaacacgatagagccgttcgtccagagacatgagaacggtgttacggcacaagtagtcgccgcggcaccagttcaaatatccggcacgaatttcttggcttgtctccccttccccttcactcggggttggaggtttatcctccattaagaatccggcaaaccccacggttgtgaggtagaataacatcttctcttgccaatatttgaagttcttgcctgagaacgttgatggtttctcggcaagaccaatagttctagatgttgacgatgaagcccccgttgatgcaaacgaggaaaatattgacgacgtggttgaaccgatggttgcagaggtggtggagccgtccatattgacgtcggtgtgagccatttctcgaacgtgtatcaacggcagagaaataatcttcttgcgattgtttgaaccgggtacacgatcgagatattacaaaatatttattttgagaaattacaactcaaaataattgaaaatattacaaagtaaataatttgagaaattacaactcaaataattcgatacaactgaaatacactgtataaataaattatacgtataaacaaagtcgagtcgagatgaatctcttcccgcaagaagattatcgccccggtagtgctcttcggtttggcgtatcttccccaaaggtaaaacgactacgtctcgtcggatgtagcaccacaatccggcgagctccggcgaacttaataggatcaagaactgagctagAGGTTGTGCAGAGGGTGTGTGTGTAGGATTGGCAGAATGCAGTATTTGTTGGTGTTGTTCCTTAtttctgcatgctctccacaagtctatttatagacatgtggtaagtatgaattcaatacattgaattccactccgacggctggaaggTTGAAGATGTGGCCGGTGGCAGCAGCCATTGAAGAAACTAAGCTGCAAAATCGGagttgccatgcagaagtcgtaaCTTGcgtgcttctgctgctgcttctttTTTCTGCTGCTGCAATGTTGCTGTGTGGGCTGGTTTGGAAATTAAATTTTGTTGGGCCAATAaaataattctgttgggccaaaaattaaaagcccaatggagttggtccaaaaaatagtttgggccccaaacaccaccccaaagcaccaattgccaagatccaagtccttggccgcggcccgtacccgacccgccgggcggcggcggcgtcgtccgtccgtccgtccgatcaatcgtcggcggcggcgcgcgtgtgtgtgtgcgcgcgaggctagtacttagatcaagcccactagcaagcccacaagtcaatttattaactccatgtgctttgctattcttatacatgaaaaacatctctatgttttccaatgtgggataacataacaaatgttatttttcctcttcaacatccaaactttgacatacaatatctcactcatcggaaatcggttttgagacttcaagtatatcacgttgatctactccaGATGTAGaataacatccaataattattttaattaaataataaatatttaattaaataataatttccagatatggcattaaaaccatatttccaacataaATAAGAGACGACGAAGCACCATTCAACTCAATTGAGGTGAATTCAAATGAGACTAGATTTGGTGAGCAAATTAATCTCAAGCCTCGCAACATCCTCACAACACCTCAACCTAGCTAGAACCTCCCCGGTCGACATCCGGGTGAGGCGGATGGAGCAAAAGCAGATACGAACCTTTTCCCATTTTTGGAAAAGCAATCCACACAGTTTGAGAAGTTGAAGTCGAGATTGGTTAGGATCATATAAATCGAAAAATATGGTAAATGAATTTTTACCGATTTTTGGAAAATATGCTTTCTTTTCTCGGATATTCACGCAAGCAATgaatttttccttttctctcAGCTCTTTCGATATTCTATCGCCGATTTTGGTGCAATTTTTGAACCGTCAAACCCTAGAAAACATCCATAAATTTCGCCATCTTTGTTGCTGCTACTTTCACGGGTAAGAATGAATTGGAAGATCATCTGGTAGCTCGTTCATTGAATTCCCCATATTCTatattagaaaattaaaaataacttaATTCGTCCACCAGGAAATTAAACAAAACTATATATGCAtgaattaaataagaaaataaactaATGAAAACTGCTAATTAGATAGATGATCATGAATTCATTATTGTAACAAATGAAAATCGATCGAAAGCAGGCATAGCATTTATAGAATTTAATATAGaaaattttaaccttgaaaaaaTTTCTGCAGCCATGATCATAATCAATAGGAAAATCGAGCGCCTAGGTGAAACAAAAATCCACTGATCCTCGACGCTATggttttaaatttctttttggATGGCAATAGTCGTGGTTTTCTTTAAAAAAGATGCATGTTGAGACTATACTAAAATTCTGTTTCAATTTCTGAAATAAAAAAAGGGATAGGTAttgatatataaaaagaaaagaagaggcAAAACTTTTGCTTGAATTGAATCCCTTGGTGTAGTGCTCATCAGAGATAATTTAATGATTAATTACTGTATCAAATCTCCAATATATTATCATATATATCTTCATTTACAAAGTATCTTATTTGTTATAGTATATCAAACTATCATATCATGTCAACTATATTGTCAATCCCAAACTCTCTAGCTAGTCTTAATAGACATTCACCAAATCTAGAATACTACTGACGAACAATTATTATTAAAGGACCAAAAGTAGGAAACAAAAATCGATAAATATTATACTACTAATAACAAAATCTTGCAACATGCTACAACAACTTCAACAATGAACTTTTTCTTCGTTTTCTTTTCCTGAGAAGCAACATCatcaatgaattaattatgtcTTGGGCACAACTTGGGCTATCTGCTAGTTGTGCTTTCAACAGTTCCACCTCTTCGCCGACAATGACCTTCCCGTCAATGATCATCTTCTCAAGTGAGGCTGCATTCTCAAGCACGTAAAGCAGCATTTCCATGGCGACAGCCGTGCTGGAAAAACCTTCCACTGCAAACACTTTAAGACATTGAAGTTTCTCTTGGTTATGCAGGCGCCGTGCTTGTCTTCTTTGTGTTCCGTGGTCAAGCTTTTGGAAAATGCACAACTTATAATATTAGTGAAGTGAAACACGAGATGTGAtacaacaacaaataaaaatcacatGTATGTAAAATTGACTTGCTATAGATAACTCACCACCAATTTGAATGAATGTAACAAGGGTGCAGAATTTATGAGGCGAACAAAACAAAGGAGGCTTTGTGTGTCTAATGTTTCAACATGGAGGTGTAACTTCTGCAGCCTAGGTAAGTCTGGAAATAGCAGCGGCACTTCCACATGCTGATACACAATAATAGGAcaacaagaaaaaaatgaaCTATTTAATGACTTGGGGGGAAAACAAGGGATTAAAAAGAAGCTAAAATGTTTAAAAACATTACTTGTGGCATAAATGTCACAAGAATAAGCGTCTCTAGCCGTGACAAACACCCAGAGATGTCCATCAACCACCGAGAAATGATCCCCGGATCATTGGCTCTTAGATTCAGATGAATAAGAGATGAAACACCATTTAACACGAGAGTCGCGTAGGTACTACTATTCAATATGGTGAATTCAAATGATACTAGACTTGGGGAGCAAATCTCAATACTTGCAATATCCTTACAATCAAATATCACCAAACTCCTCAACCTAATTGCTGGGCTCCTAGGGCTCAAACTTCCCAAGCCACAAACATGTTTTAGGTGCAACACTTGAAGAAACGGGCAGTTAGATATAAAGAACCCTACAATCTCCCCGGATGTAGAGACCCGGGTTAGGCTGAGTGAGACCAACGACACAAGAGCCGACTGGTCAAGAAGTGCACTAGAAAAATCATGTGCGATGTTTGGAAAAGCATACGCATCAAGTCCAAGCCGAAACAGATAATTGAGGTTTGGATTAAAATCCAACTTCAGCTTCCTAACCTTCTTTCTCAAGGCAAATAGGATCCATCTATCTATGACACTACGATAATGATTGTGATTAAGATTAGGACTATATAATTGGAGAGCTAAGTTAAATTCGTCTATGGTTTCACTCAAATGTAAGTCCAACACTCTATTCACacaattaacaaaaatttccttctctctctctaccgatATTCTATTCCCATTCTCAAATTTTGGTGCCATTTTTGAACCATCAAACTCCAAAACCCTAGAAAACATCCATAAATTTTGCCATCTTTTTGCAACGGTGCAAGTTGTTGCTGCTTCTTTGACGGGTAAAAACGACACTATGGAAATTAGCAGATCATCTGGTAGACTGTCGATTGAATTCCCCATACctatgtaaaaataaaataatattaataaaatcggAAAAGAATCGTAATCTAAATTATACCAAGCTAGAATTCATCCACCATACAACAAAACTTAgcattaattaaataagaaaagcAATATATCGACTTCATTACCAATCAAGAAATTATGGAGAAAAATTAGTGACGATCATACTAACTGAAAATAGAAACAATCTCTTATCCTCATTGCAACACATGCATTTATTGAATTTGATGATATGATAAAATACCCAGAAGAAAATTCAAATAAGCAATCGAAAAAATTTTAAATGTGATATTTACCTTGTCTAGAGAGAGACTTCGGACGCTGACGATCAACCACGTTTGCTTCCAATAAACTATTTTCTGCAATGATGATTAATAGGCAAAAAAAAACCTTCGACCTAAAGATTATGGTTTTGGTTTTAAGTTTTCATTTAGATCGAGATAGCTAACTAGCAAATAGCAATCGTGGTTTTTCAAAAAGGAGTTTAGATGATACTAAAACTTAGATAAACATGAGCTGTAGGTTAAGAATCTATAAATCTAGAAGGCGTctctttaaaaatatataaaaaaaagaaagaaaaaaaaagaaaagaggatTAATGTTATCAGTTCAAGGTTCGAAACAAAAACTTAGAtccaataatttttattttttaaataaaagaacctTATAGATGTTTAGAGAAAATGTACTGAATGTGATCTAAGTTTTTTGGGTTTTCTCTTTTCTTAGCCCAATTTGTTGGGCCAGCCTTTGGTTTGAAGTCCATTAagagtagggatggcaatctacccgcgggtagcgggtatccgcgaaaacccgcaCCCATTAGGGtagggtttggataccatttgatatccacggatagtttcgtgggtgcaattcactatccatttagttcgtgggtatgggtttggatacttactatccatacccgcgaaacccgtttacccgccaAAAATACCCGCTAATTAtccgtcaattacccgtcaaatatccacaaaaaaattcataaaatatgggccttgaatatatattttaaggttatgggctagcatattatatttgaaaataggcccaaataaaaattgaaggaaGGCCCAAGCTCTAATACTATTATTCTGTTTCCTATGCCCTAATTCTCGTTTGGCAAAACATTTCTTCTAACTGACACAGCCGCTCAACCTTCAGCAGCTCCCCATTTCTTCCCTTGTGGCAGTCGAGAATCAAGCCACCAGCCGGCCGCCGCCCTCGCCCAGAAACGCCGCCCTCGTCCAGCCACCAGCCGGCCGCCGCCCTCGTCCAGCAACGCCAGCTACTCGCCCAGCAACGCCGCCCTCCTCGCGAAGTCGCGGTTCCAGCCACCAGCTGGCAACCACTCGCCCAGCCGCTTTTCTCCACGCACCGGCAGTCCGGCACCGCCCAGCCATTAAAGGTATCTAACttgagtttatttaattaaactaaaatatagtaAGTCATTTAAATTGTAATCTAGCAATTAATCTGAAATATGTTAAAGATTACATATGTTGGCATTTTAATTAATCTAAAAAttgagtaaattgagtatatgtttGGCAAATTGAGTATATTATTTATTGAATAATCAGTGGCTGCAAATTGATTATATGTTTGGCAATTTGAGTATATTATTTATTGAGTATTTGTCAACACTATAGTGGCTGaaacttgagtatatgtttgGTGActtgttaatattatttattgggTATTTGTCAACACTATAGTGGCTGAAAATTGAGTATATGTTTGATGATTTGTTGATTTATTGAACAATGGTTGCATATTGTTGGATGTTGACACCGATAAACAGCAGTGCCCCTACCTCTCAAGCTTCGGCTCCTAGTCCAAGAGATGAGCAAGTTCCTCTTCTAACTGAAGAACGGAACGAAGGGGAGAGTGAACAAGTTGCAGCTCGAAATGAGGAGGAACCGGAAGAAAATCGTGGAGTAAAGAGAAAGttgtaaattaatatttaaattctatttcgtgggtatccagcggatagtaggtatccggcggatagtgggtatccggcggataacgggtatccgtcggatagtgggtgacggatacccgtcggatagcgggtttcgcggatacccgacgggtagtgggtatccgcgggtagtgggtttggataccatttgatatccatggatagtttcgtgggtagcaaccattatccatttagttcgtgggtatgggtatggatagtcactatccatacccatcgtacccgattgccatccctaattaaGAGGGTCTTTGGCcaagtttattttaaaaagcttataagcttttggagtttataagatgtttcaagaacttataagatgtttccctaaaaaaaaaagaacttataagatgtaatttttaagagtttataagttgtcgaagtgtttggataattgaacttataagttagagagagaatttttttgttagagaaaaaaaatcgaagagaaatgaacttaaatgattaatgatgaaaataataaattatagtggaaaaatatttgtataaggattgttgcatatgagattataaaaaaataagttggggtgagggaacttattttttgaggagtttataagctcttggagcttataagctgtttaaaagcttattttgccaaacaatttgaaggagcttataagctcctaaacaccttataagttgttttgaggagcttataagcttagccaaacaccctctaactCTCATTCTACTCGGAATTATTGTGTACTtcaaaagataaattaatttgaagaacatgttgagagaaagagagagaaaatagtaGTACAATTCTTATTGTTCTCGAATGTTGTATAATGTTGATATATAAGTAGAACGATAATGTTCCATGTCTTAAGATTTAAAGTTTAGATTGAAACGTGAAATCTTTATAGTCATACTCCATCGTCTAAGTGATCTTgtcctattttcttttttggattatTCCATTGATTTTGTCatgtttttatatttgataATGATTCTATACGATAAATAATATGGTCTCACacatttacatatttttacTATACTAAttatactctccttaataatcgtgccaaaaagaaatgagataagcctaatgagacggagagagtatttgaTATGATGATGTATTATTAGTAAATACATTCATATATGAggttgtaaatgaacagagTTAATTGCAAGTTATTCGAGATTCAACTAAAAAAAGTTTGTTTGAAACTAGATTTGATATTAAACGAGTTGAGCTCAAGCTTGATTTCAAGCTCAGTAATTTTATCGAGACGAGCTCGAGCATGACAGCACTAAGCTCATTAAGCTCACAAGCATATTCAAATTCGACTGTTTACGAGTCTGTTCACGAACCTTAAATCGAGTCTTCAATTGAATTAGTGTACGAACCTTAAACGAGTTGAGCTCGAGTAATATTAGTTAAGAagttttttctaaatttttaatagaCATGTAACGAACAGAGCTTGAGCTCGAATTCGATAATATATCGATTATTACACAAGTCGAGCTCGGACTCGGTAAAATGATGACGAATCGAACTCgatcaataaaataaaagctcAAATTCAACTCGAGGAACTCGAACATCCACATATATAAACGAGTTGCGCTCGAACGTGCTAATATTAGTCTCGACTCGTTTGCAATTCCACTCGTATACAATCAATTTATTATATCACTTTTATAATTATTACACAAAATTAATCCCGACACAATATAGGGAAAAATAACACTCTTTAATAAAGCCTTACCGCCTAAGTTTTCTATTTTGGCAAAAGAGTTGCGATTTGCGAATAGTATCGGACGGGCAAAAACcacatctatatattatataaaagaccAGTTCAACGACTACTTTTTATcgccaaattaaaaaaaaaaaaaaacaatcagtttttttttttaaattcaaaattccTATATTTTAGGCTAACTTCTTTCTTCGTATTTtgccccctccccccccccacTACATCTAAGCATATCTTTTGCATTAAGTAGTGTTAATAGGCACGTCATTCATTCTTCAAAAAATTAccttttttctatttctttttttttagttattttcatttcctcttcttttttgaaaatttatatattttagttaataataaaatatttaatattcatatgaaattaaagattatgacaagaactttaatttaatatatattattatatttcaaATGGAGTTAAAACAAAGTTAGAAATatctaaattattaattttctctctcctattatTTTTGCATATATATTAGTATCTTTTAtctttaggttttattttatatatatatatgaaagatgAGTTTTAACATAAACTTTTTTCCACTAAAATTTctctttcttcaatttttttttattcttttctaaaaatcatcaactttgattaataaaaagatattcaatatggatgttaaattaaaacGACAaattgatgtaaaaattataaaaaataaaattgaaacgaataagttattataatttaaagttacaaaattaatttttttcctctttctcctttctattttctcaattcttttaattttaaggttctttctccttcatttt
It contains:
- the LOC130992138 gene encoding F-box protein At4g27050-like is translated as MGNSIDSLPDDLLISIVSFLPVKEAATTCTVAKRWQNLWMFSRVLEFDGSKMAPKFENGNRISVEREKEIFVNCVNRVLDLHLSETIDEFNLALQLYSPNLNHNHYRSVIDRWILFALRKKVRKLKLDFNPNLNYLFRLGLDAYAFPNIAHDFSSALLDQSALVSLVSLSLTRVSTSGEIVGFFISNCPFLQVLHLKHVCGLGSLSPRSPAIRLRSLVIFDCKDIASIEICSPSLVSFEFTILNSSTYATLVLNGVSSLIHLNLRANDPGIISRWLMDISGCLSRLETLILVTFMPQHVEVPLLFPDLPRLQKLHLHVETLDTQSLLCFVRLINSAPLLHSFKLVLDHGTQRRQARRLHNQEKLQCLKVFAVEGFSSTAVAMEMLLYVLENAASLEKMIIDGKVIVGEEVELLKAQLADSPSCAQDIINSLMMLLLRKRKRRKSSLLKLL